In Topomyia yanbarensis strain Yona2022 chromosome 2, ASM3024719v1, whole genome shotgun sequence, one DNA window encodes the following:
- the LOC131681892 gene encoding probable phospholipid-transporting ATPase IIA isoform X1: MNVELRDFEFSDSETELLIESSNSGRTSNRVTYGGRPLRGRRKQPFKMGNFLKNLCCCWCWAWRRWCASKELKPRTIMIGKPSMEKFPPNEIRNQKYNIFTFLPLVLFEQFRFFLNLYFLIMAVSQFIPDIRIGYLYTYWGPLGFVLAVTICREAVDDLRRHKRDREVNSQKYKRFVNSEKPPELVSSSKLKVGDIIMVEKDERVPADLILLRTSDKSGAVFVRTDMLDGETDWKLRLAVPATQKLASHSDLFNIGASLYVEKPQRDIHTFIGTFSKLEGSEDEGLSVESTLWANTVVASGTAVGIVIYTGAETRSVMNNSQPRSKVGLLDLEINGLTKVLFCAVIGLSFAMMCLKGFNGPWYRYMFRFVLLFSYIIPISLRVNLDMGKAFYSWQIQNDEEIQGTVVRSTTIPEELGRISYLLTDKTGTLTQNEMIFKKIHVGTAAYGRDTFPMVSAAILSVYTSISTQADGSPAKPTEYQPRLRKPDGWRIWESVKALALCHNVTPVYDNGNAGNGINGGPERRNSPSRSISIEAQESVKLLEKTYQASSPDEIALVKWTEAVGMTLINRDLNHMTLQIRERDAQSASMNENASINTAVTNLSGNSKTELNSPSSSGSVASLSSLAGGIMKYQILQTFPFTSENKRMGIIVKELNSGEITFYLKGADVVMSAIVQYNDWLAEESGNMAREGLRTLVVAKKVLTEDQYSDFETRYNAAKVSVTDRVTKVAAVIESLEREMELLCLTGVEDRLQDRVRPTLELLRNAGIKIWMLTGDKLETATCIAKSSHLVGRNQNVHVLKSVLTRTDAHLELNQFRRKQDCALVVSGESLEICLQYYQPEFMELATACPAVVCCRCSPTQKAQVVSLIQKYSGKRTCAVGDGGNDVSMIQQADAGIGIEGREGKQASLAGDFSIPQFSHIAKLLIVHGRRSYKRSAALSQFVIHRGLIISTMQAVFSAVFYLSSVALYQGFLMVGYATVYTMFPVFSLVLDQDISSNIALTYPELYKELSKGRSLSYKTFFMWVLISVYQGGVIMYGALILFEDEFIHIVAISFSALILTELIMVALTIRTWHKLMVLAELFSLVLYIISLALLHEYFDWEFIWSWEFLWKVLVITLVSCLPLYILKFLRKKFSPPSYSKLS, encoded by the exons CTGCTGGTGTTGGGCATGGCGAAGATGGTGTGCTTCCAAGGAACTGAAACCTCGGACGATCATGATCGGAAAACCGTCGATGGAAAAGTTCCCCCCGAACGAAATCCGCAATCAGAAGTACAACATCTTCACCTTTCTCCCGCTGGTACTATTCGAACAGTTTCGGTTCTTCCTTAACCTGTACTTCCTGATCATGGCCGTCAGTCAGTTTATTCCGGACATTAGGATCGGCTATCTGTACACCTACTGGGGACCGCTTGGTTTCGTACTGGCCGTCACAATCTGCCGTGAAGCGGTGGATGATTTACGAAGGCATAAACGGGATCGGGAGGTCAATTCACAAAAGTATAAACGTTTCGTGAACTCGGAAAAACCGCCGGAGTTGGTATCTTCTTCAAAGCTGAAGGTTGGCGACATCATCATGGTGGAGAAAGATGAACGTGTTCCTGCAGATTTAATACTGCTGCGCACCAGCGACAAAAGTGGAGCTGTATTTGTAAGAACTGATATGTTGGACG GTGAAACGGATTGGAAACTTCGCTTGGCTGTACCGGCTACACAAAAATTGGCATCGCACAGTGACCTGTTCAATATTGGCGCTTCGCTATACGTGGAGAAACCACAACGAGATATCCATACATTCATTGGGACGTTTTCGAAG tTGGAAGGTTCCGAAGACGAAGGCCTCAGCGTGGAAAGTACGCTATGGGCGAACACAGTAGTCGCTTCAGGGACGGCGGTTGGGATCGTTATTTACACGGGCGCGGAAACACGAAGTGTTATGAACAATTCTCAGCCTCGTTCGAAAGTAGGTCTACTGGATTTGGAGATAAATGGCCTCACAAAAGTACTATTTTGTGCCGTCATCGGACTTTCTTTTGCAATGATGTGTCTGAAAGGTTTCAATGGGCCCTGGTACCGCTATATGTTCCGATTTGTGCTACTGTTCTCCTACATTATCCCGATCAGTCTGAGAGTCAATCTGGATATGGGTAAAGCATTTTACTCGTGGCAAATTCAAAATGACGAAGAGATACAGGGAACTGTAGTTCGGTCAACAACAATACCCGAAGAATTAGGGCGGATATCTTACCTGTTAACGGATAAAACCGGTACCTTAACTCaaaatgaaatgatttttaaaaagatTCATGTGGGAACAGCAGCTTATGGAAGGGACACCTTTCCAATGGTTTCCGCCGCCATCCTATCGGTATACACCAGTATCTCAACACAAGCTGATGGATCTCCTGCGAAACCGACCGAATATCAACCTCGACTAAGAAAGCCAGACGGATGGCGTATTTGGGAATCGGTGAAAGCTTTGGCTTTGTGCCACAATGTAACACCAGTGTATGATAATGGAAATGCAGGGAATGGAATCAATGGTGGCCCGGAGCGTAGAAATTCACCATCCAGGTCGATTTCGATTGAGGCACAAGAATCGGTGAAGTTGCTAGAAAAGACGTATCAAGCGTCCAGTCCAGATGAGATTGCGCTCGTCAAATGGACTGAAGCCGTTGGAATGACCCTGATCAACCGTGATTTAAATCATATGACCTTACAG ATTCGCGAAAGAGATGCCCAGAGCGCCTCAATGAACGAAAACGCATCAATCAATACTGCGGTCACAAATCTCTCAGGTAATTCCAAAACTGAACTTAACTCACCCTCGAGCTCGGGCAGTGTTGCCTCACTCAGCTCTCTTGCCGGAGGTATCATGAAGTATCAGATCCTTCAAACATTCCCTTTCACAAGCGAGAACAAGCGGATGGGTATCATAGTAAAAGAGCTGAATAGCGGCGAAATTACCTTTTACCTAAAAGGAGCGGATGTTGTGATGTCTGCCATTGTGCAGTACAACGATTGGCTTGCAGAAGAGAGCGGTAACATGGCCCGCGAAGGTCTCCGTACACTCGTGGTGGCGAAAAAAGTACTTACAGAGGATCAGTACAGTGATTTTGAGACGAGATACAATGCGGCAAAGGTCAGCGTTACCGATAGGGTAACAAAGGTAGCGGCAGTAATCGAAAGTCTAGAACGAGAGATGGAGTTGCTTTGTCTGACGGGAGTGGAAGATAGGTTACAGGATCGTGTAAGACCAACGCTAGAACTGCTACGAAATGCCGGCATCAAAATTTGGATGCTTACGGGAGATAAACTCGAAACGGCAACATGTATCGCCAAAAGTTCCCATCTAGTGGGAAGAAACCAAAATGTTCATGTTCTGAAAAGTGTCCTAACTCGAACCGACGCTCACTTAGAGTTGAACCAGTTTCGACGAAAGCAAGACTGTGCTTTGGTTGTATCGGGCGAAAGCCTGGAGATCTGTCTTCAGTATTACCAACCAGAGTTTATGGAGCTGGCGACCGCTTGTCCAGCGGTAGTATGCTGTCGGTGTAGTCCCACACAAAAGGCACAAGTCGTGTCTCTGATTCAAAAATATTCTGGCAAACGTACTTGCGCCGTCGGAGACGGAGGAAACGATGTTAGCATGATCCAACAAGCGGATGCCGGTATTGGTATTGAAGGTCGTGAAGGCAAGCAAGCATCCCTAGCGGGAGATTTTAGTATTCCGCAATTTTCGCACATTGCCAAACTGTTGATCGTGCACGGTCGACGTTCGTATAAGCGATCGGCCGCCTTGTCGCAGTTTGTCATCCATCGGGGTTTGATCATATCAACCATGCAGGCCGTTTTTTCGGCTGTATTCTATCTCTCCTCCGTGGCCTTATATCAAGGATTTCTGATGGTGGGCTATGCGACGGTATATACGATGTTCCCGGTGTTTTCGCTAGTGCTGGATCAGGACATTAGTTCGAACATTGCGCTAACCTATCCGGAACTATACAAAGAACTCTCAAAGGGCCGGAGTTTAAGCTACAAAACCTTTTTCATGTGGGTTTTGATCAGTGTCTACCAAG GTGGTGTAATAATGTATGGAGCGTTAATCCTGTTCGAGGATGAGTTCATTCACATAGTTGCAATCAGCTTTTCGGCGTTGATATTAACTGAGCTAATCATGGTAGCACTGACTATTAGAACGTGGCACAA ACTCATGGTGCTCGCAGAACTGTTTAGTTTAGTGCTGTACATAATCTCGCTAGCTCTACTTCACGAATATTTCG ACTGGGAATTCATCTGGTCGTGGGAGTTCCTGTGGAAAGTCCTAGTGATTACGCTCGTCTCCTGTCTGCCACTATACATTCTAAAGTTCTTGCGGAAGAAATTTTCTCCCCCGTCGTACTCAAAGTTGTCCTAG
- the LOC131681892 gene encoding probable phospholipid-transporting ATPase IIA isoform X2, which translates to MEDASQPVPSITAVTTKETIPLIEKNRKKRLWLSCWCWAWRRWCASKELKPRTIMIGKPSMEKFPPNEIRNQKYNIFTFLPLVLFEQFRFFLNLYFLIMAVSQFIPDIRIGYLYTYWGPLGFVLAVTICREAVDDLRRHKRDREVNSQKYKRFVNSEKPPELVSSSKLKVGDIIMVEKDERVPADLILLRTSDKSGAVFVRTDMLDGETDWKLRLAVPATQKLASHSDLFNIGASLYVEKPQRDIHTFIGTFSKLEGSEDEGLSVESTLWANTVVASGTAVGIVIYTGAETRSVMNNSQPRSKVGLLDLEINGLTKVLFCAVIGLSFAMMCLKGFNGPWYRYMFRFVLLFSYIIPISLRVNLDMGKAFYSWQIQNDEEIQGTVVRSTTIPEELGRISYLLTDKTGTLTQNEMIFKKIHVGTAAYGRDTFPMVSAAILSVYTSISTQADGSPAKPTEYQPRLRKPDGWRIWESVKALALCHNVTPVYDNGNAGNGINGGPERRNSPSRSISIEAQESVKLLEKTYQASSPDEIALVKWTEAVGMTLINRDLNHMTLQIRERDAQSASMNENASINTAVTNLSGNSKTELNSPSSSGSVASLSSLAGGIMKYQILQTFPFTSENKRMGIIVKELNSGEITFYLKGADVVMSAIVQYNDWLAEESGNMAREGLRTLVVAKKVLTEDQYSDFETRYNAAKVSVTDRVTKVAAVIESLEREMELLCLTGVEDRLQDRVRPTLELLRNAGIKIWMLTGDKLETATCIAKSSHLVGRNQNVHVLKSVLTRTDAHLELNQFRRKQDCALVVSGESLEICLQYYQPEFMELATACPAVVCCRCSPTQKAQVVSLIQKYSGKRTCAVGDGGNDVSMIQQADAGIGIEGREGKQASLAGDFSIPQFSHIAKLLIVHGRRSYKRSAALSQFVIHRGLIISTMQAVFSAVFYLSSVALYQGFLMVGYATVYTMFPVFSLVLDQDISSNIALTYPELYKELSKGRSLSYKTFFMWVLISVYQGGVIMYGALILFEDEFIHIVAISFSALILTELIMVALTIRTWHKLMVLAELFSLVLYIISLALLHEYFDWEFIWSWEFLWKVLVITLVSCLPLYILKFLRKKFSPPSYSKLS; encoded by the exons ATGGAAGACGCATCGCAACCCGTTCCATCGATTACAGCGGTCACCACCAAGGAAACGATTCCACTGATTGAGAAAAATCGCAAAAAGCGACTCTGGCTGAG CTGCTGGTGTTGGGCATGGCGAAGATGGTGTGCTTCCAAGGAACTGAAACCTCGGACGATCATGATCGGAAAACCGTCGATGGAAAAGTTCCCCCCGAACGAAATCCGCAATCAGAAGTACAACATCTTCACCTTTCTCCCGCTGGTACTATTCGAACAGTTTCGGTTCTTCCTTAACCTGTACTTCCTGATCATGGCCGTCAGTCAGTTTATTCCGGACATTAGGATCGGCTATCTGTACACCTACTGGGGACCGCTTGGTTTCGTACTGGCCGTCACAATCTGCCGTGAAGCGGTGGATGATTTACGAAGGCATAAACGGGATCGGGAGGTCAATTCACAAAAGTATAAACGTTTCGTGAACTCGGAAAAACCGCCGGAGTTGGTATCTTCTTCAAAGCTGAAGGTTGGCGACATCATCATGGTGGAGAAAGATGAACGTGTTCCTGCAGATTTAATACTGCTGCGCACCAGCGACAAAAGTGGAGCTGTATTTGTAAGAACTGATATGTTGGACG GTGAAACGGATTGGAAACTTCGCTTGGCTGTACCGGCTACACAAAAATTGGCATCGCACAGTGACCTGTTCAATATTGGCGCTTCGCTATACGTGGAGAAACCACAACGAGATATCCATACATTCATTGGGACGTTTTCGAAG tTGGAAGGTTCCGAAGACGAAGGCCTCAGCGTGGAAAGTACGCTATGGGCGAACACAGTAGTCGCTTCAGGGACGGCGGTTGGGATCGTTATTTACACGGGCGCGGAAACACGAAGTGTTATGAACAATTCTCAGCCTCGTTCGAAAGTAGGTCTACTGGATTTGGAGATAAATGGCCTCACAAAAGTACTATTTTGTGCCGTCATCGGACTTTCTTTTGCAATGATGTGTCTGAAAGGTTTCAATGGGCCCTGGTACCGCTATATGTTCCGATTTGTGCTACTGTTCTCCTACATTATCCCGATCAGTCTGAGAGTCAATCTGGATATGGGTAAAGCATTTTACTCGTGGCAAATTCAAAATGACGAAGAGATACAGGGAACTGTAGTTCGGTCAACAACAATACCCGAAGAATTAGGGCGGATATCTTACCTGTTAACGGATAAAACCGGTACCTTAACTCaaaatgaaatgatttttaaaaagatTCATGTGGGAACAGCAGCTTATGGAAGGGACACCTTTCCAATGGTTTCCGCCGCCATCCTATCGGTATACACCAGTATCTCAACACAAGCTGATGGATCTCCTGCGAAACCGACCGAATATCAACCTCGACTAAGAAAGCCAGACGGATGGCGTATTTGGGAATCGGTGAAAGCTTTGGCTTTGTGCCACAATGTAACACCAGTGTATGATAATGGAAATGCAGGGAATGGAATCAATGGTGGCCCGGAGCGTAGAAATTCACCATCCAGGTCGATTTCGATTGAGGCACAAGAATCGGTGAAGTTGCTAGAAAAGACGTATCAAGCGTCCAGTCCAGATGAGATTGCGCTCGTCAAATGGACTGAAGCCGTTGGAATGACCCTGATCAACCGTGATTTAAATCATATGACCTTACAG ATTCGCGAAAGAGATGCCCAGAGCGCCTCAATGAACGAAAACGCATCAATCAATACTGCGGTCACAAATCTCTCAGGTAATTCCAAAACTGAACTTAACTCACCCTCGAGCTCGGGCAGTGTTGCCTCACTCAGCTCTCTTGCCGGAGGTATCATGAAGTATCAGATCCTTCAAACATTCCCTTTCACAAGCGAGAACAAGCGGATGGGTATCATAGTAAAAGAGCTGAATAGCGGCGAAATTACCTTTTACCTAAAAGGAGCGGATGTTGTGATGTCTGCCATTGTGCAGTACAACGATTGGCTTGCAGAAGAGAGCGGTAACATGGCCCGCGAAGGTCTCCGTACACTCGTGGTGGCGAAAAAAGTACTTACAGAGGATCAGTACAGTGATTTTGAGACGAGATACAATGCGGCAAAGGTCAGCGTTACCGATAGGGTAACAAAGGTAGCGGCAGTAATCGAAAGTCTAGAACGAGAGATGGAGTTGCTTTGTCTGACGGGAGTGGAAGATAGGTTACAGGATCGTGTAAGACCAACGCTAGAACTGCTACGAAATGCCGGCATCAAAATTTGGATGCTTACGGGAGATAAACTCGAAACGGCAACATGTATCGCCAAAAGTTCCCATCTAGTGGGAAGAAACCAAAATGTTCATGTTCTGAAAAGTGTCCTAACTCGAACCGACGCTCACTTAGAGTTGAACCAGTTTCGACGAAAGCAAGACTGTGCTTTGGTTGTATCGGGCGAAAGCCTGGAGATCTGTCTTCAGTATTACCAACCAGAGTTTATGGAGCTGGCGACCGCTTGTCCAGCGGTAGTATGCTGTCGGTGTAGTCCCACACAAAAGGCACAAGTCGTGTCTCTGATTCAAAAATATTCTGGCAAACGTACTTGCGCCGTCGGAGACGGAGGAAACGATGTTAGCATGATCCAACAAGCGGATGCCGGTATTGGTATTGAAGGTCGTGAAGGCAAGCAAGCATCCCTAGCGGGAGATTTTAGTATTCCGCAATTTTCGCACATTGCCAAACTGTTGATCGTGCACGGTCGACGTTCGTATAAGCGATCGGCCGCCTTGTCGCAGTTTGTCATCCATCGGGGTTTGATCATATCAACCATGCAGGCCGTTTTTTCGGCTGTATTCTATCTCTCCTCCGTGGCCTTATATCAAGGATTTCTGATGGTGGGCTATGCGACGGTATATACGATGTTCCCGGTGTTTTCGCTAGTGCTGGATCAGGACATTAGTTCGAACATTGCGCTAACCTATCCGGAACTATACAAAGAACTCTCAAAGGGCCGGAGTTTAAGCTACAAAACCTTTTTCATGTGGGTTTTGATCAGTGTCTACCAAG GTGGTGTAATAATGTATGGAGCGTTAATCCTGTTCGAGGATGAGTTCATTCACATAGTTGCAATCAGCTTTTCGGCGTTGATATTAACTGAGCTAATCATGGTAGCACTGACTATTAGAACGTGGCACAA ACTCATGGTGCTCGCAGAACTGTTTAGTTTAGTGCTGTACATAATCTCGCTAGCTCTACTTCACGAATATTTCG ACTGGGAATTCATCTGGTCGTGGGAGTTCCTGTGGAAAGTCCTAGTGATTACGCTCGTCTCCTGTCTGCCACTATACATTCTAAAGTTCTTGCGGAAGAAATTTTCTCCCCCGTCGTACTCAAAGTTGTCCTAG